A part of Neovison vison isolate M4711 chromosome 6, ASM_NN_V1, whole genome shotgun sequence genomic DNA contains:
- the LOC122910643 gene encoding LOW QUALITY PROTEIN: actin-related protein 2/3 complex subunit 3-like (The sequence of the model RefSeq protein was modified relative to this genomic sequence to represent the inferred CDS: deleted 2 bases in 1 codon): MLAYHSSLMDPDTRLIGNMALLPIRSQFKGPAPRETKDTDIVDEAIYYFKANVFFKNYEIKNEADRTLIYITLYISECLKKLQKCNSKSQGEKEMYTLGITNFPIPGEPGFPRNAIYAKPANKQEDEVMRAYLQRLRQETGLRLCEKVFDPQNDKPSKWWTCFVKRQFMNKSLSGPGQ; this comes from the exons ATGCTGGCTTACCACTCATCGCTCATGGATCCGGACACCAGACTCATTGGAAACATGGCGCTGTTGCCTATCAGAAGTCAATTCAAAGGACCCGCC CCCCGAGAGACAAAAGATACAGATATTGTGGATGAAGCCATCTATTACTTCAAGGCCAATGTCTTCTTCAAAAACTATGAGATTAAGAATGAAGCTGATAGAACCTTGATATATATAACTCTCTACATTTCCGAGTGTCTAAAGAAACTCCAAAAGTGCAACTCCAAAAGCCAAGGTGAAAAGGAAATGTATACGCTGGGAATCACTAATTTTCCCATTCCAGGAGAGCCTGGTTTTCCACGTAATGCGATTTATGCCAAACCGGCAAACAAACAGGAAGATGAGGTGATGAGGGCCTACTTACAGCGGTTGAGACAAGAGACTGGACTGAGACTTTGTGAGAAAGTTTTTGACCCTCAGAATGATAAACCTAGCAAGTGGTGGACTTGCTTTGTGAAGAGACAGTTCATGAACAAGAGTCTTTCAGGACCTGGACAGTGA